In one window of Dehalococcoidia bacterium DNA:
- a CDS encoding DinB family protein — MPDKTATLAELTDVFRRNRAALMRDIERVPEVLIHTPPFDGGWSVAQTLAHILAADTSFIGRVDRMLTNPGKDIPMMQAVADAPLHPSVSRTTRRQFVEQLKAGEEKALQCMARLTPADLAVSGKHPRFGVVTVESVLKHLAEHAEEHRRQIVETAERVAAQPPPSAESLSLAIERSLAAFMEAFARVPDRHLHSVPKPGEWTPAQIAVHLAAAERGYLHNMSAVRATPGCTLGGVPDAANAPVAPDVPGLTRGQIVDRLAEARQTVLAYVAQLKPEEMRQYGVNPTRGLMSVEFMLRREASHPLDHRMQLLETLDMLAKGAGAS, encoded by the coding sequence ATGCCCGATAAGACCGCCACTCTCGCTGAGCTAACCGACGTCTTCCGCCGCAACCGCGCCGCGCTCATGCGGGACATCGAGCGCGTGCCGGAGGTGCTGATACACACGCCTCCCTTCGACGGCGGCTGGTCGGTGGCGCAGACCCTCGCCCACATCCTCGCCGCGGACACGAGCTTCATTGGGCGCGTGGACCGCATGCTGACCAATCCGGGCAAGGACATCCCCATGATGCAGGCGGTCGCCGACGCGCCGCTGCATCCCTCGGTGAGCAGGACAACGCGGAGGCAATTCGTCGAGCAGCTCAAGGCGGGTGAGGAGAAGGCGCTGCAATGTATGGCGAGGCTCACGCCCGCCGACCTGGCCGTCTCCGGCAAGCACCCGCGCTTCGGGGTCGTCACCGTGGAGAGTGTCCTGAAGCACCTGGCGGAGCATGCGGAGGAGCACCGCCGGCAGATCGTCGAGACCGCCGAGCGGGTGGCCGCGCAGCCGCCGCCGAGCGCGGAGTCGCTCTCGCTCGCCATCGAGCGCAGCCTGGCCGCGTTCATGGAGGCGTTCGCGCGCGTGCCGGACCGGCATCTGCATAGCGTGCCCAAGCCCGGCGAGTGGACGCCCGCCCAGATAGCGGTGCACCTGGCGGCCGCGGAGCGGGGCTATCTCCACAACATGAGCGCCGTCCGCGCCACGCCCGGCTGCACGCTGGGCGGTGTGCCCGACGCGGCGAACGCGCCCGTGGCGCCGGACGTGCCGGGTCTGACGCGCGGGCAGATCGTGGACAGGCTGGCGGAGGCACGGCAGACGGTGCTGGCCTACGTCGCCCAGCTCAAGCCGGAGGAGATGCGGCAGTACGGGGTGAACCCCACCCGCGGCCTGATGAGCGTGGAGTTCATGCTCCGGCGGGAGGCGTCGCACCCGCTGGATCACCGGATGCAGCTTCTGGAAACGCTCGACATGCTGGCGAAGGGCGCGGGCGCGTCTTAG
- a CDS encoding ABC transporter permease yields the protein MFGRVARLLVFLGAIVAVWQIVTMAEIWPSFALPSPASVLSTLWENTENGRIFRALAISMQRLAVGFTISIIIGMAIGILNGTVRGADETLGTIVLGLQSLPSVVWLPLAVLWLGLNERAIVFVVLMGSLFSISISARDGVQNISPLLKRAGQTYGATSWQMYRYVIIPGMTPSIAHGLKLGWSFAWRSLMAGELLFAGLGLGQMLNMGRDLNDMSLVLAVMLVIILVGLTMDRLVFGRFEAWVRERWGLQTT from the coding sequence ATGTTTGGAAGGGTCGCTCGACTGCTCGTGTTTCTTGGCGCCATCGTCGCGGTGTGGCAGATCGTGACGATGGCTGAGATATGGCCGTCCTTCGCCCTTCCGTCGCCCGCTTCGGTCCTGTCGACGCTATGGGAGAACACAGAGAACGGGCGCATCTTCAGAGCTCTGGCGATCAGCATGCAGCGTCTCGCCGTCGGGTTCACCATATCTATTATCATTGGCATGGCCATCGGGATTCTCAACGGCACCGTGCGCGGGGCGGACGAGACGCTGGGCACTATCGTGCTGGGGCTGCAGTCGCTGCCCAGCGTCGTCTGGCTGCCGCTCGCGGTCCTGTGGCTTGGACTGAACGAGCGCGCGATTGTCTTTGTCGTCCTGATGGGATCGCTGTTCTCCATCTCGATTTCGGCGAGGGACGGCGTTCAAAACATCTCGCCGCTCCTGAAACGCGCCGGTCAGACCTATGGCGCGACAAGCTGGCAGATGTACCGCTACGTGATCATCCCGGGGATGACGCCCTCCATAGCGCATGGGCTGAAGCTCGGCTGGTCGTTCGCCTGGCGTTCACTGATGGCCGGGGAGCTTCTGTTCGCGGGGCTGGGCCTTGGCCAGATGCTGAACATGGGCCGCGATTTGAACGATATGAGCCTTGTCCTGGCCGTGATGCTCGTTATCATCCTCGTGGGACTCACCATGGACCGGCTGGTCTTCGGGCGCTTTGAAGCGTGGGTCCGGGAGCGCTGGGGACTGCAAACGACTTGA
- a CDS encoding amylo-alpha-1,6-glucosidase, with protein MTTSKPVDLAAGRWPTLDASLDAEWLVTNGLGGYASATVSGANTRRYHGLLVAALKPPVGRTVLLSKLEEEMEVRGARYPLSTNEYHDGAINPVGWPLLHSVRFHETIPTFVFHAGGAVVEKTVWMARERNTTYVRYVVRKAPGPATLRLRPLVTHRDYHHLTQGSRDWRFSLRRDARGAYEIQAYPEAAPLRLWTRPSAEFHEGPDWYWRFLYRRERERGPDCMEDLYTPGVFCVTLKSGESVTVVASAEQAGNVDLNVTRAWDAAQTRQTGLLRLAEKALPPGCSHDAFATRLALAADQFLVSRSQAGHEGCTVIAGYHWFGDWGRDTLVALPGLCLATGRHPEARAVLRTFARYVDQGLLPNRFPDSGEPPEYATVDAALWYFVALDAYLRATRDDDLLRELFPTLEAVIAEYRRGTRYDIGVDAADGLLRAGTSGVALTWMDARVDGWVVTPRWGKAVEVNALWYNALASMAEWSGKLGRDIQAYLGPAAVARESFNKRFWYGQGGYLYDVVDGEEGDDPSLRPNQLFAISLPHAVLEQRRWAPTLDAVRSKLLTPVGLRTLAQGHPRYAGRYGGDQHSRDAAYHQGTVWPWLLGAYTDALLRVEGEQGRSEARKALEGMRTHLWEAGLGTLSEIFEGDPPHAPRGCIAQAWSVAEVLRAWLRTSGG; from the coding sequence TTGACGACATCCAAGCCCGTTGATCTGGCCGCCGGGCGATGGCCCACCCTGGACGCGTCGCTCGACGCCGAGTGGCTGGTCACGAACGGCCTGGGCGGCTACGCCTCGGCGACGGTGTCGGGGGCCAACACGCGGCGCTACCACGGACTGCTTGTCGCGGCGCTGAAGCCGCCGGTGGGCCGCACCGTGCTGCTGTCCAAGCTGGAGGAGGAGATGGAGGTCAGGGGCGCCCGCTACCCCCTGAGCACGAACGAGTACCACGACGGCGCGATCAATCCCGTCGGCTGGCCGCTCCTGCACAGCGTGCGCTTCCACGAGACCATCCCCACATTCGTCTTTCACGCGGGCGGCGCCGTGGTGGAGAAGACGGTCTGGATGGCGCGGGAGCGCAACACCACCTATGTACGCTACGTCGTGCGAAAGGCCCCCGGCCCGGCCACGCTCCGTCTGCGCCCGCTGGTCACGCACCGCGACTACCATCACCTGACGCAAGGCTCGCGCGACTGGCGCTTCTCCCTGCGGCGAGACGCCCGGGGGGCCTACGAGATTCAGGCCTACCCGGAGGCCGCACCCCTGCGCCTGTGGACGCGGCCCTCCGCGGAGTTCCACGAGGGGCCGGACTGGTACTGGCGCTTCCTCTATCGCCGCGAGCGAGAGCGGGGGCCGGACTGCATGGAAGACCTGTACACGCCGGGCGTCTTCTGCGTGACGTTGAAGTCGGGCGAAAGCGTAACGGTCGTCGCCAGCGCGGAGCAGGCGGGCAACGTGGACCTGAATGTGACCCGCGCCTGGGATGCGGCGCAGACCCGCCAGACTGGTCTGCTGCGCCTGGCGGAGAAGGCGCTGCCCCCGGGCTGCTCTCACGACGCCTTCGCGACGCGGCTGGCGCTCGCCGCCGACCAGTTCCTGGTCAGCAGGTCGCAGGCGGGACATGAGGGCTGCACCGTCATCGCGGGCTACCACTGGTTCGGCGACTGGGGCCGCGACACGCTCGTCGCCCTGCCCGGCCTGTGTCTGGCGACAGGCCGACATCCGGAGGCGCGGGCCGTCCTTCGCACCTTCGCCCGGTACGTTGACCAGGGCCTTCTGCCCAATCGCTTCCCGGACTCCGGCGAGCCGCCCGAGTACGCCACCGTGGACGCGGCCCTGTGGTACTTCGTCGCGCTGGACGCCTACCTGCGGGCCACGCGGGACGACGATCTGCTGCGGGAGCTGTTCCCCACACTGGAGGCCGTCATCGCCGAGTACAGGCGGGGGACGCGCTACGACATCGGCGTGGACGCCGCCGACGGGCTTCTGCGGGCGGGGACGTCGGGGGTGGCGCTCACGTGGATGGACGCGCGCGTGGACGGCTGGGTGGTCACGCCCCGGTGGGGCAAGGCGGTTGAGGTCAACGCCCTGTGGTACAACGCCCTGGCGTCCATGGCCGAGTGGTCGGGTAAGCTGGGGCGCGATATCCAGGCCTACTTGGGGCCGGCCGCCGTCGCGCGGGAGTCCTTCAACAAGCGCTTCTGGTACGGCCAGGGCGGCTATCTGTACGACGTGGTGGACGGCGAGGAGGGCGACGACCCCAGCCTGAGGCCGAACCAGCTTTTCGCCATCTCACTGCCGCACGCTGTGCTGGAGCAGCGCCGCTGGGCGCCGACGCTGGACGCGGTGCGCTCGAAGCTGCTCACGCCCGTCGGGCTGCGCACCCTGGCGCAAGGCCATCCGCGCTACGCGGGGCGCTACGGCGGCGACCAGCACAGCCGGGACGCCGCCTACCACCAGGGCACGGTCTGGCCCTGGCTGCTGGGCGCCTACACGGACGCGCTTCTGCGCGTGGAGGGGGAGCAGGGCCGCTCCGAGGCTCGCAAGGCCCTTGAGGGGATGCGGACGCACCTCTGGGAGGCGGGCCTGGGCACGCTCAGCGAGATATTCGAGGGCGACCCGCCGCACGCGCCGCGCGGGTGCATCGCGCAGGCGTGGAGCGTCGCGGAGGTGCTGCGGGCCTGGCTGCGGACGTCGGGCGGCTAG
- a CDS encoding sugar kinase — protein MPDIVAMGECMVELYADEPVARASVFHRSYGGDTLNTLVAAARLGSTTRYITRVGSDPFTPYLLEAWRSEGVDTSTARQVAGPNGLYIISLLPGGEREFAYYRRGSAASTLSSEDVTDDALRGARIFHTSGITQAISPSARRAVLEGVRRAKALGLRVSFDPNLRPALWPSLAEARAALEEVLPFVDIFLPSAPEESEQLLGVRDAVEAARACRARGVPLALVKQGKDGCVVAHGESVTVIPAYDTGAVVDTTGAGDAFDGAALHALARGMDPVSAARLGTITAGLKVRGRGAVRSLPTGREVYALFERGAGISPSP, from the coding sequence ATGCCGGACATCGTGGCGATGGGCGAGTGCATGGTGGAGCTCTACGCGGACGAGCCGGTTGCGCGCGCCTCGGTGTTCCACCGCTCGTACGGCGGCGACACGCTGAACACGCTGGTGGCCGCCGCCCGCCTCGGCTCCACGACACGCTACATCACCCGCGTGGGCAGCGACCCGTTCACGCCCTATCTGCTGGAAGCGTGGCGCAGCGAGGGCGTGGACACCTCGACGGCGCGCCAAGTCGCCGGGCCCAACGGCCTCTACATCATCTCCCTGCTGCCCGGCGGCGAGCGCGAGTTCGCGTACTACCGCAGGGGCAGCGCGGCCAGCACGCTGTCGTCGGAGGACGTCACCGACGACGCCCTGCGCGGCGCGCGCATCTTCCACACGAGCGGCATCACCCAGGCCATCTCTCCGTCCGCGCGGCGCGCCGTGCTGGAGGGGGTGCGGCGCGCGAAGGCGCTGGGCCTGCGCGTCTCCTTCGACCCCAACCTGCGTCCCGCGCTGTGGCCCTCGCTCGCGGAGGCCAGGGCCGCGCTGGAGGAGGTGCTGCCGTTCGTGGACATCTTTCTGCCCAGCGCGCCGGAAGAGTCGGAGCAGCTTCTTGGTGTGCGCGACGCCGTCGAGGCGGCGCGGGCGTGCCGGGCGCGCGGCGTGCCGCTGGCGCTGGTGAAGCAGGGCAAGGATGGCTGTGTCGTGGCGCACGGCGAGAGCGTGACGGTGATCCCCGCGTACGACACCGGCGCGGTCGTGGACACGACGGGCGCGGGCGACGCTTTCGACGGGGCGGCGCTGCACGCGCTGGCGCGGGGGATGGACCCGGTGAGCGCGGCGCGGCTGGGGACGATTACCGCGGGACTGAAGGTGCGCGGGCGCGGCGCAGTGCGCAGCCTGCCGACGGGCCGCGAGGTGTACGCGCTGTTTGAGCGGGGAGCGGGAATTTCCCCCTCCCCCTAG
- a CDS encoding phosphoadenylyl-sulfate reductase, with amino-acid sequence MEQKYGEQLAERLDAANKRLDSRSPQEILAWAFQEYAPDITLACSFGGITGMVLLDMSAKIYPQVRVFYLDTDFLFPETYELIREVSRRYGIQPVGFKSRLTPDAQASQYGGALWQRNTDLCCQLRKVEPNLRALEGQKAWISGLRRDQANTRTQVRVVEWDAKFSLAKVNPLAYWNEEQVWQYIRDNNVPYNKLHDRGYPSIGCTYCTRAVKPGEHARAGRWSGSEKTECGLHTPGQVTLGFDIKPGEGVKGDNDTNAG; translated from the coding sequence ATTGAGCAAAAGTACGGTGAACAACTTGCGGAACGCCTGGACGCCGCGAATAAGCGGCTGGACTCGCGTTCCCCTCAGGAGATACTCGCCTGGGCGTTCCAGGAGTACGCGCCGGATATCACGCTGGCGTGCAGCTTCGGCGGCATCACCGGCATGGTCCTGCTGGACATGTCGGCGAAGATATATCCCCAGGTCCGGGTCTTCTATTTGGATACGGACTTCCTCTTTCCGGAGACGTACGAGCTTATCAGAGAGGTGTCGCGGCGCTACGGCATTCAGCCCGTCGGCTTCAAGTCTCGCCTGACGCCTGACGCGCAGGCCAGCCAGTACGGCGGCGCTCTCTGGCAGCGCAACACCGACCTTTGCTGCCAGCTCCGCAAGGTGGAGCCGAACCTTCGCGCCCTGGAAGGCCAGAAGGCGTGGATCTCCGGCCTCCGCCGCGATCAGGCTAACACGCGGACCCAGGTCCGCGTCGTCGAGTGGGACGCCAAGTTCAGCCTGGCCAAGGTCAACCCGTTGGCCTACTGGAACGAGGAGCAGGTCTGGCAGTACATCCGGGACAACAACGTCCCCTACAACAAGCTCCACGACAGGGGGTATCCCAGCATTGGCTGCACGTATTGCACGCGGGCGGTGAAGCCGGGGGAGCACGCGCGCGCGGGACGCTGGTCCGGGTCCGAAAAGACGGAGTGCGGCCTCCACACGCCCGGTCAAGTCACGCTTGGATTCGATATCAAACCAGGAGAGGGAGTGAAAGGCGACAATGACACTAACGCAGGTTAA
- a CDS encoding ABC transporter substrate-binding protein, with product MKAPVFTAITALLLAAAVGCSAGAPAPQQVTLRLGYFPNITHSQPIVGLARGTFAQALGPNVKLDTKTFNAGPSAIEALFAGAIDATYIGPNPAINGYARSDGKALRIVAGATSGGAMFVVRPDRGISKPVDLAGKKIASPQLGNTQDVALRAYIKANGLNTKEDGGNVEVVPTANPDILTLFRKGDIDGAWVPEPWGTRLVQEASGRVFLDERKLWPDGDFVTTHLIVRTEFLEQHPNVVEDLVRANVETTLWINANQKEATQLVISGIRDVTGATLPQEQVSAAFQNLRITYDPIAPSLRKSAEDAFKLGFLGSKEPDLRNIYALDPLNKVLKEKGLQPVSR from the coding sequence ATGAAGGCCCCTGTTTTCACGGCGATAACCGCACTTTTGCTGGCTGCCGCAGTCGGCTGCTCGGCGGGCGCTCCCGCTCCGCAACAGGTGACGCTCCGGCTGGGCTATTTCCCCAACATTACGCACTCCCAGCCCATCGTAGGGCTGGCGCGCGGCACGTTCGCGCAGGCGCTTGGCCCCAACGTCAAGCTCGACACGAAAACGTTCAACGCCGGGCCGTCCGCCATCGAGGCGCTCTTCGCCGGCGCGATAGACGCCACCTATATAGGCCCCAATCCCGCCATCAACGGCTATGCGAGGTCCGACGGGAAGGCGCTGCGCATCGTGGCGGGCGCCACCAGCGGGGGAGCGATGTTCGTGGTGCGCCCCGACCGCGGCATCAGCAAGCCCGTGGACCTCGCCGGCAAGAAGATAGCTTCCCCTCAACTGGGCAACACGCAGGACGTGGCGCTCCGCGCGTACATAAAGGCCAATGGTCTGAACACAAAGGAGGACGGCGGGAACGTCGAGGTCGTCCCGACCGCCAATCCGGATATCCTGACGCTCTTCAGGAAGGGCGACATCGATGGCGCGTGGGTCCCCGAACCGTGGGGCACGCGGCTTGTCCAGGAAGCCAGCGGTCGTGTCTTTCTCGACGAGCGAAAGCTCTGGCCTGACGGGGACTTCGTGACCACTCACCTCATCGTCCGAACGGAGTTCCTTGAGCAGCATCCGAACGTTGTGGAAGACCTGGTGCGGGCGAATGTCGAGACCACCCTCTGGATCAACGCCAATCAGAAGGAAGCCACTCAGTTGGTCATCAGCGGCATCCGCGACGTCACCGGCGCGACGTTGCCGCAGGAGCAGGTCAGCGCGGCGTTCCAGAATCTCCGCATCACCTACGACCCCATCGCTCCCAGCCTCCGGAAGTCCGCGGAGGACGCTTTCAAGCTCGGCTTTCTCGGGAGCAAGGAGCCTGACCTTCGGAATATCTACGCCCTTGACCCTCTCAACAAAGTCCTGAAGGAGAAGGGCCTTCAGCCCGTCAGCCGGTAG
- the nuoB gene encoding NADH-quinone oxidoreductase subunit NuoB, translating to MLNLLRARLNQGHRTLDFPRSASPLPERYRGMPHVDPAKCADGCRACADACPVDAISVGAQGQRPDPRIDLGSCVFCADCVQACPTSALRYTQEFRMAARTRQDLVVGAEGMKLAQALDAKSRALFGRSLKLRQVSAGGCNGCEVEVNVLGTIVFDIVRFGIQMVASPRHADGLLITGPVTRNMRLALQKTYDAVPGPKLVIAVGGCAISGGPFRDHPQVTNGADATLPVDLYVPGCPPHPLTILDGLLRLLGRIEEGKR from the coding sequence ATGCTCAATCTGCTGCGCGCCCGGTTGAACCAGGGCCACCGCACGCTCGATTTTCCGAGGAGCGCGTCGCCCCTGCCCGAGCGGTATCGCGGCATGCCGCATGTTGACCCGGCGAAGTGCGCCGACGGCTGCCGCGCGTGCGCGGACGCCTGCCCCGTGGACGCGATCAGCGTCGGGGCGCAGGGACAGAGGCCGGACCCGCGCATTGACCTGGGGAGCTGCGTGTTCTGCGCGGACTGCGTGCAGGCGTGTCCAACGAGCGCGCTGCGCTACACGCAGGAGTTCCGCATGGCGGCGCGGACGCGGCAGGACCTCGTCGTCGGCGCGGAGGGCATGAAGCTGGCGCAGGCGCTGGACGCGAAGAGCCGCGCGCTCTTCGGGCGCTCGCTGAAGCTGCGGCAGGTGAGCGCGGGCGGCTGCAACGGCTGCGAGGTGGAGGTCAACGTCCTCGGCACCATCGTGTTCGATATCGTCCGGTTCGGCATCCAGATGGTCGCGTCGCCGCGCCACGCGGACGGCCTGCTCATCACCGGCCCTGTCACGCGGAACATGCGCCTCGCCCTGCAAAAGACCTACGATGCCGTGCCCGGCCCCAAGCTGGTCATCGCCGTGGGCGGCTGCGCCATCTCCGGCGGGCCGTTCCGCGACCATCCGCAGGTCACGAACGGCGCGGACGCCACCCTCCCGGTTGACCTCTACGTGCCCGGCTGTCCGCCGCACCCGCTGACCATCCTGGACGGGCTGCTGCGTCTGCTGGGGCGCATTGAGGAAGGCAAGCGCTGA
- the sat gene encoding sulfate adenylyltransferase: protein MTLTQVKTVNRGVTIWLTGLSGSGKTTIARALAERLTRQGIAVEILDGDEVRRNLSADLGFSAEDREKHNKRVIYVSKLLMQSGITVIVPLISPYRVVREFARKELGRFVEVYVECPLEECIRRDVKGLYAKALRGEIPKFTGVSDPYEAPDNPEVLVQTDKQSLNECVERVLDAVSEKGYLASGSPHGGVLVDRRVSGDEARALREEATRLPGVALDAFGLNDLYMISSGAFSPLRGFMDRNDYTSVLENMRLQNGLVWSLPVTLPVTAEESKKLGGASRVALRDASGRSVAVLDLKDVFQIDRKKEARLAFGTEEEAHPGVASLFKRPDTRIAGRVSVFEDIALREFAEEWHEPRDTREIFQKRGWKTVVGFQTRNPVHRAHEYIQKCALEICDGLLLHPLVGETKAGDIPADLRMRSYRAILQGYYPKDRVLLSVLPAYMRYAGPREAIFHALVRKNYGCTHFIVGRDHAGVGNYYGTYDAQNLLRQFAPADLGITPLFFENSFYCRECGNMASSKTCPHDASRHLNLSGTKVREMLEKGELPPAEFSRPEVARVLADGAKAKVS, encoded by the coding sequence ATGACACTAACGCAGGTTAAGACCGTGAACCGGGGAGTGACAATCTGGCTGACAGGGCTCTCCGGCTCTGGCAAGACGACGATCGCAAGAGCTCTGGCGGAGCGCCTGACCCGCCAGGGCATAGCAGTCGAGATACTGGACGGCGATGAGGTGCGGCGCAACCTGAGCGCTGACCTGGGCTTTTCCGCGGAGGACCGCGAGAAGCACAACAAGCGCGTCATTTACGTGAGCAAGCTCCTCATGCAGAGCGGCATCACCGTCATTGTGCCGCTCATCTCGCCGTACCGGGTGGTGCGGGAGTTCGCGCGCAAGGAGCTGGGCCGCTTCGTCGAGGTGTACGTCGAGTGCCCGCTGGAGGAGTGCATCCGTCGCGACGTCAAGGGGCTGTACGCGAAGGCGCTCCGGGGCGAAATCCCCAAGTTCACGGGTGTCTCCGACCCCTATGAGGCCCCGGACAATCCCGAGGTGCTTGTTCAGACGGACAAGCAGTCCCTGAATGAATGCGTCGAGCGCGTCCTGGACGCCGTATCCGAGAAGGGGTATCTGGCGAGCGGCTCCCCGCACGGCGGCGTGCTCGTGGACAGGCGCGTTTCCGGCGACGAGGCCCGCGCCCTCCGCGAGGAGGCGACGCGCCTGCCCGGCGTCGCGCTGGACGCCTTCGGCCTGAACGACCTGTACATGATAAGCTCCGGCGCCTTCAGCCCGCTGCGCGGGTTCATGGACCGGAACGACTACACCAGCGTTCTGGAAAACATGCGGCTCCAGAACGGGCTTGTCTGGTCGCTTCCGGTTACACTCCCCGTCACGGCCGAGGAGTCGAAGAAGCTCGGCGGCGCTTCGCGCGTCGCGTTGCGCGACGCCAGTGGCCGCTCGGTGGCCGTGCTCGACCTCAAGGACGTCTTCCAGATTGATCGGAAGAAGGAGGCGCGGCTCGCCTTCGGGACGGAGGAAGAGGCCCATCCGGGTGTTGCGTCACTGTTCAAGCGGCCTGATACGCGCATCGCGGGGCGGGTGTCCGTCTTCGAGGACATAGCGCTCAGGGAGTTCGCCGAGGAATGGCACGAGCCGCGCGACACGCGCGAGATTTTCCAGAAGCGCGGGTGGAAGACGGTGGTCGGCTTCCAGACACGCAACCCGGTCCATCGCGCGCATGAGTATATCCAGAAGTGCGCTCTCGAGATATGCGACGGGCTGCTGCTGCACCCGCTGGTCGGCGAGACGAAGGCGGGCGACATACCGGCCGACCTCCGCATGCGCTCGTACCGCGCGATTCTTCAGGGCTATTATCCCAAGGACAGGGTATTGCTCTCCGTGCTGCCGGCCTACATGCGGTACGCCGGCCCGCGCGAGGCCATCTTCCACGCCCTCGTCCGCAAGAACTACGGCTGCACCCACTTCATCGTGGGGCGCGACCACGCGGGCGTCGGCAACTACTACGGCACGTACGATGCCCAGAACCTCCTGCGGCAGTTCGCGCCCGCCGACCTGGGCATAACGCCGCTGTTCTTCGAGAACTCGTTCTACTGCCGCGAGTGTGGGAACATGGCGTCCAGCAAGACCTGCCCGCACGACGCGTCACGCCACCTGAACCTGAGCGGCACGAAGGTCCGCGAGATGCTCGAAAAGGGCGAGCTTCCGCCCGCCGAGTTCTCCCGACCGGAGGTGGCGCGCGTGCTGGCGGACGGGGCGAAGGCAAAGGTATCCTGA
- a CDS encoding YfcE family phosphodiesterase produces MLIGLISDTHIPEFGPHLPEAAYSALKGVDLLMHAGDLHKLDVLDWLEQRIGVSIYCARGNGDSGYDGRPRVPDDPRIKDAHVLTLEGLRIGLVHAVPLPDECPWIPVESSMERYFGGPVDVIVNGDTHVEQVLEHRGVLFVNPGSPTFPHNLVGVPGHVALLELRDGKARAEIIKLG; encoded by the coding sequence ATGCTTATAGGGCTTATTTCCGACACGCACATCCCGGAGTTCGGCCCGCACCTGCCGGAGGCCGCGTACAGCGCCCTCAAGGGTGTGGACCTGCTGATGCACGCCGGCGACCTCCACAAACTCGACGTTCTCGACTGGCTGGAGCAGCGCATCGGCGTGTCCATCTACTGCGCCCGCGGCAACGGCGACAGCGGCTACGACGGCCGCCCGCGCGTGCCGGACGACCCGCGCATCAAGGACGCGCACGTGTTGACCCTGGAAGGACTGCGCATCGGCCTCGTCCACGCGGTGCCCCTGCCCGACGAGTGCCCGTGGATACCCGTCGAGAGCAGCATGGAGCGGTACTTCGGCGGGCCGGTGGACGTCATCGTGAACGGGGACACGCACGTCGAGCAGGTGCTGGAGCACAGGGGCGTGCTGTTCGTAAACCCGGGCAGTCCGACGTTCCCGCACAACCTGGTGGGCGTGCCCGGCCACGTGGCGCTGCTGGAGCTCCGCGACGGCAAGGCGCGCGCGGAGATCATCAAGCTGGGGTAG
- a CDS encoding ABC transporter ATP-binding protein, giving the protein MTISTITERGPAGAFAPALGRTGENIARTSKPLLSLKSVARRFMTSRQNTTALEGLTFDVHAGEFLCIVGPSGGGKSTLLNVIAGLDAPDGGQVLFEDKPVTKASPERVVVFQEPALFPWLNVRANVEFGLLLKGSPAEERRAAVDRCLDMVNLRHFERAYVHELSGGMKQRVQLARALAVEPRMLLMDEPFAALDAQTRDILQHELQEIWARTRTTIIFVTHNVREAVILADRVLVMTPSPGRVKAAIPVPLPRPRDADAHEVVDLAARVRAELQHDVVSV; this is encoded by the coding sequence ATGACTATCTCAACCATCACCGAAAGAGGTCCCGCTGGCGCCTTCGCCCCCGCTCTTGGGAGAACGGGCGAAAACATCGCTCGGACGTCGAAGCCGCTCCTCTCGCTCAAGTCGGTCGCGAGGCGGTTCATGACCAGTCGGCAGAACACGACCGCGCTGGAGGGGCTGACGTTCGACGTCCATGCCGGCGAGTTCCTGTGCATCGTCGGGCCGTCCGGAGGCGGGAAGTCCACGCTGCTCAACGTCATAGCGGGGCTGGACGCCCCGGACGGAGGGCAGGTCCTGTTTGAAGACAAGCCGGTCACCAAAGCAAGCCCGGAGCGCGTCGTGGTCTTCCAGGAACCAGCGCTGTTCCCCTGGCTGAACGTGCGGGCGAACGTGGAGTTCGGTCTGCTGCTGAAAGGCTCCCCCGCGGAGGAGAGGCGCGCGGCGGTGGACAGATGCCTGGACATGGTCAACCTGCGCCACTTTGAGCGCGCATACGTGCACGAGCTTTCCGGCGGCATGAAGCAGCGCGTCCAGCTTGCCCGCGCCCTCGCGGTGGAGCCGCGAATGCTGCTCATGGACGAGCCATTCGCCGCGCTCGACGCGCAGACGCGGGACATACTCCAGCATGAGCTTCAGGAAATCTGGGCCCGGACTCGCACGACCATTATCTTCGTCACGCATAACGTCCGGGAGGCGGTCATCCTCGCCGACCGCGTGCTCGTCATGACGCCCTCTCCGGGGCGGGTCAAGGCCGCGATTCCCGTCCCGTTGCCCCGCCCACGCGACGCTGATGCGCATGAGGTGGTTGACCTCGCGGCCCGCGTCAGGGCTGAGCTGCAGCACGACGTGGTATCGGTCTGA